The following are encoded together in the Culex pipiens pallens isolate TS chromosome 1, TS_CPP_V2, whole genome shotgun sequence genome:
- the LOC120421819 gene encoding integrator complex subunit 15: MSSQERQILRKMDFPDMAREALPLIENLLINRNKHDNAMDLIAEFVFRERKEDHSRSQAQFQKHPAMPRLSSIEEFQLVLVLCEYFSRPGPDATRNAIFFSLFGGSISRTSVLNKLISTAVSGSIAPLLCAAGTWMQQLGCTSPPSLELAQCIVKDFVIFSSKSSEQLKSLPMVAPRFAANFMAAVTDLYLNGGKGQLLAPPDLLLDVITEWVSENPALCLASQQPMALPAGAIAMPVQCPLAGLIRWCVLSLLTSSKQELYSKLHLAVLQSLLEATPPLTAPPSALNAQHLGLIINCLQSEMEQIVKSGRSLNEEYIHNSLERFAQAVQVALTSRCIFGNIPQLVCRLETLPSKNKLLQIVINANKTV; encoded by the exons atgagCAGCCAGGAGCGTCAAATTTTACGCAAAATGGATTTCCCGGACATGGCGCGGGAGGCACTACCGTTAATCG AGAACCTGCTAATCAACCGGAACAAGCACGACAACGCGATGGACCTGATTGCGGAGTTTGTGTTCCGCGAGCGCAAGGAGGACCACTCGCGCTCCCAAGCCCAATTTCAGAAGCATCCGGCGATGCCTCGGCTTTCGTCAATCGAGGAGTTCCAGCTGGTGCTGGTGCTGTGCGAGTATTTCTCCCGGCCGGGACCGGACGCGACGCGGAATGCGATCTTCTTTTCGCTGTTTGGTGGGTCGATTAGCCGGACCAGCGTGCTGAACAAGCTGATCAGTACGGCGGTTTCGGGCTCGATTGCTCCGCTGCTGTGCGCAGCCGGGACGTGGATGCAACAGTTGGGTTGTACGTCGCCGCCGAGTCTCGAGCTGGCCCAGTGCATCGTGAAGGACTTTGTGATATTTTCGAGTAAGTCTTCGGAACAGCTCAAGTCGCTGCCGATGGTGGCGCCCCGGTTTGCGGCGAATTTTATGGCTGCCGTTACGGATCTTTACTTGAACGGGGGTAAGGGTCAGTTGTTGGCTCCTCCGGATTTGCTGCTGGACGTTATAACCGAGTGGGTTTCGGAGAACCCTGCGCTCTGTTTGGCCTCGCAGCAACCGATGGCACTTCCGGCGGGGGCAATCGCAATGCCCGTGCAATGTCCGTTGGCTGGATTGATTCGGTGGTGCGTGCTGTCGCTGCTGACCAGTAGTAAGCAGGAATTGTACAGCAAACTTCACCTGGCAGTGCTGCAGAGTCTACTGGAAGCGACCCCTCCGCTGACTGCCCCTCCCAGTGCACTGAACGCGCAACACCTCGGCCTGATCATCAACTGCCTACAGTCTGAAATGGAGCAGATTGTCAAGTCGGGCCGATCGCTCAACGAAGAATACATTCACAACAGTTTAGAGCGGTTTGCCCAAGCCGTGCAGGTGGCCCTGACTTCCCGCTGCATCTTTGGAAACATTCCCCAGCTCGTGTGCCGACTCGAGACCCTCCCAAGCAAAAACAAACTTCTTCAAATTGTCATCAACGCCAACAAGACCGTGTAG